The Candidatus Methylomirabilota bacterium genome includes a window with the following:
- the galT gene encoding galactose-1-phosphate uridylyltransferase: MPELRKDPIVGRWVIIATERARRPSDFTPEPTVLKGPSGCVFCPGNEDKTPPEVLAFRPGGAGQWTLRVVPNKFPALQIEGEIEPEGEGIYDRMNGIGAHEVIIETPDHFANLGTLSVGAVTDMIFAYRERLLDLKKDPRFEYILIFKNQGAPAGASLEHPHSQLIATPILPELVVEELEGAGRYYRMKERCVWCDIVRQERREGKRIILEQNGFLALAPFAPRFPFETWVLPVDHRATFESIEPGDVDALARLLRELVTRFNRVLRDPPYNYALHTAPLRAVELDHFHWHLEFMPKLTKVAGFEWGTGFFINPTPPEEAARFLRAEPTPA, from the coding sequence AAGGATCCCATCGTAGGGCGCTGGGTGATCATCGCCACCGAGCGCGCGCGCCGTCCATCGGACTTCACCCCGGAGCCCACCGTCCTCAAGGGGCCGTCGGGGTGTGTGTTCTGTCCGGGCAACGAGGACAAGACGCCGCCCGAGGTGCTGGCGTTCCGGCCGGGCGGCGCCGGGCAGTGGACCCTGCGGGTCGTGCCCAACAAGTTCCCGGCGCTCCAGATCGAGGGCGAGATCGAGCCGGAAGGCGAGGGCATCTACGATCGGATGAACGGCATCGGGGCCCACGAGGTCATCATCGAGACGCCGGATCACTTCGCCAACCTGGGGACGCTGTCGGTCGGGGCGGTCACCGACATGATCTTCGCCTATCGCGAGCGGCTGCTCGACCTGAAGAAGGACCCGCGCTTCGAGTACATCCTCATCTTCAAGAACCAGGGGGCCCCGGCTGGCGCGTCGCTCGAGCACCCCCACTCCCAGCTCATCGCCACCCCGATCCTCCCCGAGCTGGTCGTCGAAGAGCTCGAAGGCGCCGGGCGGTACTACCGGATGAAGGAGCGCTGCGTGTGGTGCGACATCGTGCGCCAGGAGCGCCGAGAGGGCAAGCGAATCATCCTCGAGCAGAACGGCTTCCTGGCCCTGGCTCCGTTTGCGCCGCGCTTCCCGTTCGAGACCTGGGTCCTGCCGGTCGACCACCGGGCGACGTTCGAGAGCATCGAGCCCGGCGACGTCGACGCCCTGGCCCGCCTCCTCCGCGAGCTGGTCACGCGGTTCAACCGGGTGCTCCGGGATCCCCCCTATAACTACGCCCTTCACACGGCCCCGCTGCGCGCCGTGGAGCTCGACCACTTCCACTGGCACCTCGAGTTCATGCCGAAGCTCACCAAGGTGGCCGGATTCGAGTGGGGCACGGGGTTCTTCATCAATCCGACCCCCCCGGAGGAGGCCGCGCGGTTCTTGCGGGCCGAGCCGACGCCAGCGTGA